The following are from one region of the Rhodopirellula sp. P2 genome:
- a CDS encoding response regulator, whose protein sequence is MNAAQKTRVLIAEDDPVLRHLLQFTLDRAGMDVTAVADGQLAWDTIQSNEKFDVLVTDHEMPILSGLELIGRVVETSPISVIVLCTAKGFEIDPDKIVERPGLVSLVSKPFSPKQLVSIIEEQLAKNATE, encoded by the coding sequence ATGAATGCTGCACAAAAAACACGGGTTTTGATCGCGGAAGATGACCCCGTTCTGCGGCATTTGCTGCAATTCACATTGGACCGCGCTGGAATGGATGTGACCGCGGTCGCGGATGGACAACTGGCCTGGGACACGATTCAGTCCAACGAAAAGTTCGATGTGCTGGTCACCGACCACGAAATGCCCATCCTCAGCGGCCTGGAACTGATCGGCCGCGTGGTCGAAACGTCGCCGATTTCAGTGATTGTCCTGTGCACCGCCAAGGGATTTGAAATCGACCCCGACAAAATTGTCGAACGCCCCGGCTTGGTTTCCCTGGTCAGCAAACCATTCAGCCCCAAACAACTGGTCAGCATCATCGAAGAGCAACTCGCAAAGAACGCCACCGAGTGA
- a CDS encoding DUF1559 family PulG-like putative transporter, with translation MTLLEVAVVLFCILIVMALLIPAVTGPPRGGRRSQCSTQIKNLSLAAIQYSVAKDQLPGWAMEFGHFGWDPETETILSPLIDPSADSPETSSQNLAPHRKIGPWAVALLPWLDAQPTYEHWTEDRYPILTRAEGSTTGFSGRGFHPLATPNLAIMQCPTDPTQSEDSGRNSYVANAGIFFPPSDMIAGQHTIFHPDGTTKTVAFAESMSKEFGAFGNQVSARLERSDAEARVPIAKPIRLDDFRDGAGNTVLFSESLHALSWHRSGFVNDEDLIFESHPDEVLYPKLSRFTNTMVWHGVDWSNGKQPREIHRINGERELTETMQMSRTNAADLARPSSAHIEGVNAAMADGGTRFISETIDHRVWQSLMTPRGHEPISDDAM, from the coding sequence GTGACGCTGCTGGAAGTGGCAGTGGTTTTGTTTTGCATTTTGATTGTGATGGCACTGCTGATCCCAGCGGTCACCGGACCACCTCGTGGTGGTCGCCGAAGCCAATGCTCCACCCAAATCAAAAACCTAAGCTTGGCTGCCATCCAGTACTCGGTTGCCAAGGACCAACTGCCAGGATGGGCGATGGAGTTCGGCCACTTCGGCTGGGATCCCGAAACCGAAACCATCCTTTCGCCTTTGATTGATCCCTCCGCCGATTCCCCTGAAACCAGCTCGCAAAACCTCGCTCCTCATCGAAAGATCGGGCCCTGGGCGGTCGCGTTGTTGCCTTGGCTGGACGCTCAACCGACCTACGAACACTGGACCGAGGACCGCTATCCGATCCTCACTCGGGCCGAAGGTTCCACCACCGGATTCAGCGGCCGAGGCTTTCACCCGCTGGCGACACCGAATCTGGCGATCATGCAGTGCCCAACGGATCCCACCCAAAGTGAGGACAGCGGACGCAACAGTTACGTCGCCAACGCCGGTATCTTCTTTCCACCGAGCGACATGATCGCTGGCCAGCACACGATCTTTCACCCTGATGGCACAACCAAGACGGTCGCGTTTGCCGAATCAATGAGCAAGGAATTCGGAGCCTTTGGGAACCAGGTTTCCGCTCGCTTGGAACGATCCGACGCAGAGGCCCGCGTTCCGATCGCGAAACCAATTCGCCTGGATGACTTTCGCGATGGAGCGGGCAACACCGTCCTGTTCTCCGAATCGCTGCACGCGTTGTCTTGGCACCGATCAGGATTCGTCAACGATGAGGATTTGATCTTTGAGAGCCATCCCGACGAGGTGCTCTACCCGAAACTCAGTCGATTCACCAACACGATGGTTTGGCACGGGGTGGACTGGAGCAACGGCAAGCAACCGCGAGAGATCCACCGGATCAACGGCGAACGCGAGCTCACCGAAACGATGCAGATGAGTCGCACCAACGCCGCCGACTTGGCTCGCCCATCGTCCGCACATATCGAAGGAGTCAACGCAGCCATGGCGGACGGCGGCACCCGTTTCATTTCGGAAACGATCGACCACCGTGTTTGGCAATCGCTGATGACACCCCGCGGCCACGAACCGATTTCAGATGATGCGATGTAG
- a CDS encoding zinc-dependent peptidase: MLVTPESDQANRLWAVGISVALALLIAGVALVRPWALAALPLAWAVHWWLRRRTVRRLQVMAAPFPDVWEAALQTHVVYYRMLDEDQRDGFRNRMKVFLDEVAVTGIRTDVDETTRALVGASAVIPIMGLEDFEYSGLGEVLIYPGSFGADYQTEGGGDKNTLGMVGVNHLSGVMILSKPSLLAGFANSGDKRNVGIHEFAHLVDKADGEVDGIPISASAEVTEPWVKWVGQELQSEGTRSGIDDYAYTNEAEYFAVLSEYFFEKPAQLQAKNPKLYAMLRKMYHQDPKRLFRGRRKRRGKVQRNDPCPCGSGDKFKHCCRRKTMQGLPAKP, encoded by the coding sequence ATGCTTGTCACTCCTGAATCTGATCAAGCCAACCGTCTCTGGGCGGTTGGTATCTCTGTCGCCTTGGCCCTGCTGATTGCTGGCGTCGCGTTGGTTCGGCCTTGGGCTCTGGCCGCGTTGCCGCTGGCGTGGGCCGTGCATTGGTGGCTTCGGCGGCGAACGGTGCGGCGATTGCAAGTCATGGCGGCGCCCTTCCCGGACGTTTGGGAAGCCGCGTTGCAAACGCACGTCGTGTACTACCGTATGCTCGACGAGGATCAACGCGACGGTTTCCGCAATCGCATGAAGGTCTTTCTGGACGAGGTCGCCGTCACAGGGATCCGCACCGACGTCGATGAAACAACGCGAGCATTGGTGGGTGCCAGCGCAGTGATCCCAATCATGGGGCTGGAGGACTTCGAGTACTCCGGGTTGGGCGAAGTGCTGATCTACCCCGGTTCCTTTGGTGCGGATTATCAAACCGAAGGCGGTGGCGACAAAAACACCTTGGGGATGGTCGGTGTGAATCATCTGAGCGGGGTGATGATCTTGTCCAAGCCGTCGTTGCTAGCAGGGTTTGCAAATTCAGGCGATAAACGCAACGTCGGCATTCACGAGTTCGCTCACTTGGTCGACAAAGCCGACGGTGAGGTCGATGGGATCCCGATCTCAGCTTCCGCGGAAGTGACTGAGCCTTGGGTGAAGTGGGTGGGGCAAGAGCTGCAGTCGGAAGGAACGCGATCGGGGATCGACGACTACGCGTACACGAATGAGGCGGAGTACTTCGCCGTGCTGTCGGAGTATTTCTTTGAAAAGCCGGCGCAGTTGCAAGCCAAGAACCCAAAGCTCTACGCGATGCTTCGCAAAATGTACCACCAGGATCCCAAGCGTCTGTTTCGCGGTCGTCGCAAACGTCGCGGGAAAGTCCAACGCAACGATCCGTGTCCCTGCGGAAGTGGCGATAAGTTCAAGCACTGCTGCCGCCGCAAAACGATGCAAGGCTTGCCGGCCAAACCGTAG
- a CDS encoding amino acid aminotransferase — translation MHRFDSISVAAPDAILGLTEAFKADERDTKMNLSVGVYQDATGTTPVLRCVKEAEKRLLETESTKGYLSIDGLPDYREAARELIFGDQIAPERVAAVQTPGGTGALRVAAEFLATQCGPLRIFLPTPTWANHNAIMAAAGLPVETYSYLGSDKKTLDFDALIEDLKTKTKAGDAVLLHACCHNPTGVDPTPQQWEQIASVVAEKNLTPLLDFAYQGFGEGLEEDANGVRTVLRHVDEAIVCSSFSKNFGLYSERVGTACLVSGSADTTKAALSQLKRVVRANYSNPPRHGGAIVATVLGDEGLTQMWHGELAEMRTRIASLRQQFVDGMAATGVDQDFSFLLDQKGMFSFSGLSPMQVDQLRSEHGVYLVGSGRINVAGMNESRMEWLCNAVASVLR, via the coding sequence GTGCACCGATTCGATTCCATTTCTGTTGCTGCTCCCGACGCCATTTTGGGACTGACCGAAGCGTTCAAAGCCGATGAACGCGACACCAAAATGAATCTGTCCGTGGGTGTTTACCAAGACGCAACGGGCACCACGCCCGTGCTGCGGTGTGTCAAAGAAGCCGAAAAACGGCTTTTGGAAACCGAATCGACCAAGGGCTACCTCTCCATCGATGGCCTGCCGGACTACCGCGAAGCCGCCCGGGAATTGATTTTCGGCGATCAAATCGCCCCCGAACGAGTGGCTGCGGTCCAGACACCAGGCGGCACGGGTGCCCTCCGCGTGGCGGCGGAATTCCTGGCCACTCAGTGCGGACCGCTGCGGATCTTCTTGCCCACGCCAACCTGGGCCAACCACAACGCGATCATGGCCGCTGCCGGCTTGCCCGTGGAAACCTATTCCTACCTGGGTTCGGACAAAAAGACGCTGGACTTCGACGCCTTGATCGAAGACCTGAAAACCAAAACCAAGGCCGGCGACGCGGTCCTGCTGCACGCTTGTTGCCACAACCCAACCGGAGTCGACCCGACACCGCAGCAATGGGAACAAATCGCCAGCGTCGTCGCGGAAAAGAACCTGACCCCGCTGCTGGACTTTGCCTACCAAGGCTTCGGCGAAGGCTTGGAAGAAGATGCCAACGGCGTTCGCACGGTGCTTCGGCATGTCGACGAAGCCATCGTGTGCTCGTCATTCAGCAAGAACTTTGGTCTGTACAGCGAACGTGTCGGAACCGCTTGCCTGGTGTCCGGATCCGCTGACACCACCAAGGCAGCTCTCAGCCAACTCAAACGAGTCGTCCGAGCCAACTACAGCAACCCACCCCGCCACGGCGGTGCCATTGTGGCCACCGTGTTGGGCGACGAGGGACTGACTCAGATGTGGCACGGAGAGCTCGCCGAGATGCGAACTCGGATCGCTTCACTGCGACAACAATTTGTCGATGGAATGGCCGCGACAGGTGTCGACCAAGACTTCTCGTTCCTGTTGGACCAGAAAGGCATGTTCTCATTCAGCGGTTTGTCACCGATGCAGGTCGACCAATTGCGTAGCGAACACGGCGTGTATTTGGTGGGTAGCGGCAGAATCAACGTCGCTGGAATGAATGAGTCGAGGATGGAATGGCTGTGCAACGCCGTGGCGTCAGTATTGCGATAG
- a CDS encoding peptide ABC transporter substrate-binding protein: MPLELRRAFLVVAAIVVMVSLIWASRFDAMPPADFSFQNGTDPKTLDPHRATGQPESRILFNIFTGLLEELPEGDPDPETGVQPMTPQPGIASSYEVSPDNMTYTFHLRDDATWSDGVPITSADFVWSWTRMLHPETACEYNFQLFGVQHAEAYATGVVQPGDKVEVELWDRPGETIDSDPAPQTFPRGTIVHGTLKALDKPPQPNVPEDASKEEKSKATADWQSEWLYTVDLAGKDGDEILWDEVTETVTYTKNLQTPLAKNNTQRAHNVLVAFDQLGGVEAPDPSTLIVHLRDPLPYFPYLTAYYPLFPVPRHCIEEHGKPMWTRPENIVTCGPYKIGLRKLRDRVRLVKDERWYDADTVGIETIDALSIESQNTALNMYETGELDWVTDPPVTLIEELKQRDDYHGAPYLSVYYYELNTKRPPLNDVRVRKALSMAINREQIVREVTKAGQQPAFALVPPGIAGYTHVKGNRGSLEEAKQLLAEAGYPGGRGFPKFTILYNTSESHRAIAEVIQQQWQNNLNVKADLQNMEWGSFLDKRQQQKYDISRAAWNGDYPDPNTFLDLFLSKSPQNNTSWSNPRYDELLSLAASESDKVKRMDLLAEAEAIWADELPAIPIYYYVGLNIIKPNVKGLFPTPQDTHPFQTIRLEPTP, encoded by the coding sequence ATGCCTTTGGAACTTCGTCGAGCGTTTTTGGTTGTGGCTGCCATCGTGGTGATGGTGTCCCTGATCTGGGCGTCTCGATTTGATGCGATGCCGCCGGCTGACTTCAGCTTTCAGAACGGCACCGATCCCAAAACGCTCGACCCACACCGAGCGACCGGCCAACCCGAAAGCCGGATTCTGTTCAACATTTTCACCGGTTTGCTGGAAGAGTTGCCAGAAGGCGACCCCGATCCGGAAACCGGCGTCCAGCCCATGACGCCTCAGCCGGGTATCGCTTCGTCTTACGAAGTCTCGCCGGACAACATGACCTACACGTTCCACTTGCGGGACGATGCCACCTGGAGCGACGGGGTCCCGATCACCTCGGCTGACTTTGTCTGGTCCTGGACGCGAATGCTGCATCCGGAGACCGCCTGCGAATACAACTTCCAATTGTTTGGCGTCCAGCACGCCGAGGCCTACGCGACCGGCGTCGTCCAACCCGGCGACAAGGTCGAGGTCGAATTGTGGGACCGCCCTGGCGAAACCATCGACAGCGATCCAGCACCGCAAACCTTCCCCCGCGGGACCATCGTTCACGGCACCCTGAAGGCGCTCGACAAACCGCCCCAGCCCAACGTTCCGGAAGATGCCTCCAAGGAGGAAAAGTCCAAGGCCACTGCCGATTGGCAATCCGAATGGCTGTACACCGTTGACCTGGCCGGCAAAGACGGCGACGAAATCCTCTGGGACGAGGTCACCGAAACGGTCACCTACACCAAAAACTTGCAAACGCCTTTGGCGAAGAACAACACCCAGCGAGCCCACAATGTCCTGGTTGCCTTCGATCAACTGGGCGGCGTCGAAGCTCCCGACCCCTCCACGCTGATCGTGCATCTTCGCGACCCGCTTCCGTACTTCCCGTACCTGACCGCTTATTACCCACTGTTCCCGGTGCCTCGCCACTGCATCGAAGAACACGGCAAACCGATGTGGACACGGCCCGAGAACATTGTCACCTGCGGCCCCTACAAAATCGGCCTTCGAAAACTGCGTGATCGAGTCCGGTTGGTCAAAGACGAACGCTGGTACGACGCCGACACGGTGGGGATCGAAACGATCGACGCCCTGTCCATCGAGAGCCAAAACACGGCGCTCAACATGTACGAAACCGGCGAACTGGACTGGGTCACCGACCCGCCCGTCACCCTGATCGAAGAACTCAAGCAACGCGACGACTACCACGGCGCGCCGTACTTGTCGGTGTACTACTACGAACTGAACACCAAACGTCCGCCACTGAATGACGTGCGAGTTCGCAAGGCGCTTTCGATGGCGATCAATCGCGAACAGATCGTGCGAGAAGTCACCAAGGCTGGCCAACAACCTGCCTTCGCCTTGGTGCCGCCTGGAATCGCTGGCTACACCCACGTCAAAGGCAATCGCGGATCGCTCGAAGAAGCCAAACAACTGCTGGCCGAAGCAGGCTATCCCGGCGGACGCGGCTTCCCCAAGTTCACGATTCTCTACAACACCAGCGAAAGCCACCGAGCGATCGCCGAAGTCATCCAGCAGCAGTGGCAGAACAACCTGAACGTCAAAGCTGACCTGCAGAACATGGAATGGGGCAGCTTCCTCGACAAGCGACAGCAACAGAAGTACGACATCTCGCGAGCCGCCTGGAACGGCGACTACCCCGACCCGAACACGTTCTTGGATCTGTTCCTCAGCAAAAGCCCGCAGAACAACACGTCGTGGAGCAACCCTCGCTACGACGAACTGCTCTCCCTCGCGGCGTCCGAATCCGACAAAGTCAAACGCATGGACTTGCTGGCCGAAGCCGAAGCGATCTGGGCCGACGAATTACCTGCGATCCCCATCTATTACTACGTCGGACTGAACATCATCAAACCCAACGTCAAGGGATTGTTCCCGACACCACAAGACACGCACCCGTTTCAAACGATTCGATTGGAACCCACGCCATGA
- a CDS encoding ABC transporter permease: protein MKDLLGFLIRRLGWMAITLWAVYTVSFVLMRAAPGSPFSAERAMPPAIEQQMRARYNLDAPPLQQYWDYLWGILSRGDLSWSIKLEDYSVNQVIAEGFPVSASLAIFALVFAIILGVSAGVISAVYRGTVADVAMMATAVLGIAIPNFVLASIAILLFVFLIPLFPAAGWGTLRQVTLPAICLGLPVAAYIARLTRAGMLESLTREHVRTAFAKGLPKRTVIIKHVLPGALLPVVSYLGPATAGVLTGSLVLEKIFALPGMGSHFIYAATQRDTTLATGMVLTYTVLLFVMNTIVDLAYAVIDPRVELE from the coding sequence ATGAAAGACTTGCTCGGATTCCTCATCCGACGCCTCGGCTGGATGGCCATCACGCTGTGGGCGGTTTACACCGTTTCGTTCGTGCTGATGCGAGCCGCACCGGGCAGCCCCTTCAGTGCCGAGCGCGCGATGCCTCCTGCGATCGAGCAACAGATGCGAGCTCGGTACAACCTCGACGCACCGCCACTGCAGCAGTACTGGGACTACCTCTGGGGCATCCTCAGCCGCGGTGACCTCAGTTGGTCAATCAAACTGGAAGACTACAGCGTCAACCAAGTCATCGCGGAAGGCTTCCCTGTCTCTGCCTCGCTGGCCATCTTCGCGTTGGTTTTCGCGATCATCTTGGGCGTTTCTGCGGGAGTCATCTCTGCCGTTTATCGCGGCACGGTGGCCGACGTTGCGATGATGGCAACGGCGGTGCTTGGCATTGCCATTCCCAACTTTGTGTTGGCGTCGATCGCGATTTTGCTGTTCGTGTTTCTGATCCCGCTGTTCCCGGCGGCTGGCTGGGGAACACTTCGACAAGTCACCTTGCCGGCGATTTGCTTGGGACTGCCCGTTGCCGCCTACATCGCTCGCCTGACCCGAGCCGGGATGCTGGAATCGCTCACCCGCGAACATGTTCGCACCGCGTTCGCCAAGGGACTTCCCAAACGCACGGTGATCATCAAACACGTGTTGCCCGGCGCGTTGCTTCCCGTGGTCAGCTACCTCGGCCCCGCCACGGCAGGCGTCCTGACGGGCTCGCTCGTGCTGGAAAAAATCTTTGCCTTGCCCGGCATGGGCAGCCACTTCATCTATGCCGCGACTCAGCGTGACACGACGCTGGCGACCGGCATGGTGCTGACCTACACCGTGCTGCTGTTTGTGATGAACACCATCGTTGACTTGGCCTACGCTGTCATTGACCCGCGAGTCGAACTGGAATGA
- a CDS encoding ABC transporter permease: MNLPDSGKNEEALAKLLEESRKIRGVSLWKDAWRRLRRNRPAMTSLIFLIGLGLVAFLTPMLPLQSPLDKDLNNRRFLPPSFESVTMGSREGLKFADRKLTSQLALFEADIAEETAAAMATKDPAEQAKQLESIQDRIRVEHPFNQLWNQLGSVSFQMVKIRVAIFGDYAVPSIFGTDKLGRDLLARVFWGARVSLVVGVVATLVSLVIGVSYGAIAGYFGGWVDAAMMRIVDMLYSIPFIFVVIYLVTFLGEESVKAWLESYGIDQIMIFYIIIGAIYWLTMSRVVRGQVLSLRQEQFVESARTIGASSMRIVFRHLVPNVLGIVIVYLTLTIPAVMLFEAFLSFLGLGVAPPDVSWGLLLNDGVEALSSVKLFWWVVIFPGAALAMTLFALNFLGDGLRDALDPKMKNR; the protein is encoded by the coding sequence ATGAACCTTCCCGATTCAGGCAAGAACGAAGAGGCGCTCGCGAAACTGCTGGAGGAATCCCGCAAGATTCGCGGTGTCTCGCTTTGGAAAGACGCTTGGCGTCGGTTGCGTCGCAATCGTCCCGCCATGACCTCCCTGATCTTCTTGATCGGTTTGGGGCTGGTCGCGTTCCTCACGCCGATGCTGCCGCTGCAAAGCCCGCTCGATAAAGACCTCAACAACCGCCGCTTCCTTCCCCCCTCATTCGAATCGGTGACGATGGGATCGCGGGAAGGGCTGAAGTTCGCCGACCGAAAATTGACCAGCCAACTGGCGCTCTTTGAAGCCGACATCGCCGAAGAAACCGCCGCGGCCATGGCAACCAAGGACCCGGCCGAACAAGCCAAGCAGCTGGAGTCGATCCAAGATCGCATCCGAGTCGAGCACCCCTTCAATCAACTTTGGAACCAACTCGGCAGCGTCTCTTTCCAGATGGTGAAAATTCGCGTCGCGATCTTTGGCGACTACGCGGTGCCATCGATTTTTGGAACCGACAAACTCGGACGCGACTTGCTCGCACGAGTTTTCTGGGGCGCTCGCGTTTCACTGGTTGTGGGCGTGGTGGCGACCTTGGTCAGTTTGGTGATCGGCGTCAGTTACGGCGCGATCGCCGGTTACTTTGGTGGCTGGGTCGACGCCGCGATGATGCGAATCGTCGACATGCTGTATTCGATCCCGTTCATCTTTGTGGTGATTTACCTGGTCACGTTTTTGGGCGAAGAGAGCGTGAAGGCTTGGCTGGAAAGTTACGGCATCGATCAGATCATGATCTTCTACATCATCATCGGTGCGATCTATTGGCTGACGATGTCACGCGTCGTTCGCGGCCAAGTCTTGTCGCTCCGCCAAGAACAATTTGTCGAATCGGCTCGCACGATTGGCGCCTCGTCGATGCGAATCGTGTTTCGACACCTGGTGCCCAACGTGCTCGGCATCGTCATCGTTTACCTGACCTTGACCATCCCTGCCGTGATGCTGTTCGAAGCCTTCCTCTCGTTCTTGGGCTTGGGCGTTGCCCCGCCCGATGTGTCCTGGGGATTGTTGCTCAATGATGGTGTGGAAGCCCTGTCCAGCGTCAAACTTTTTTGGTGGGTGGTGATTTTCCCAGGCGCCGCTCTGGCCATGACACTGTTCGCTTTGAACTTCTTAGGCGACGGTTTGCGTGACGCGTTGGATCCAAAGATGAAAAACCGATGA
- a CDS encoding ABC transporter ATP-binding protein produces the protein MPATTDANDAPRGNDQPLLQVADLKVSFKTDEGQVQAVRGISFDVRAGETVGIVGESGSGKSVTNLAMMGLIPQPPGQIDSGTALFQGRDLLKMTDRELQSVRGRHVSMIFQDPMTALNPLMTIEQQMTEMTRLHLGLTKKEASARAVDMLGMVGITSPEKRLRDYPHQFSGGMRQRVMIAMALSCEPELLIADEPTTALDVTIQAQIMDLLADLQERKGTAIVLITHDLGVVAGVADRVMVMYAGRIVEKANVNDLFASPQHPYTLGLLGSLPRFDTDRHEKLLAIPGGPPDMSEPIVGCAFSPRCSFVQPVCEREEPTLALKTEPAGGANLPVVQPHLAACHVEMPS, from the coding sequence ATGCCCGCAACAACCGACGCAAACGACGCCCCTCGCGGGAACGACCAACCGCTCCTCCAGGTTGCCGATCTCAAGGTCAGCTTCAAAACAGATGAGGGGCAGGTCCAAGCCGTCCGCGGGATATCTTTTGATGTTCGAGCAGGGGAGACTGTGGGCATCGTTGGCGAGTCAGGCAGCGGAAAGAGCGTCACCAACTTGGCGATGATGGGACTGATCCCACAACCGCCGGGACAAATTGATTCCGGAACGGCGTTGTTTCAAGGTCGCGACCTCCTGAAGATGACTGATCGAGAACTGCAAAGCGTTCGCGGCCGGCACGTCTCGATGATCTTTCAAGATCCAATGACGGCATTGAATCCACTGATGACCATCGAGCAACAAATGACCGAAATGACTCGGTTGCACTTGGGACTCACAAAGAAAGAAGCTTCCGCACGCGCGGTGGACATGCTGGGAATGGTTGGGATCACGTCACCCGAAAAACGCCTTCGCGATTACCCGCACCAATTCAGTGGCGGGATGCGGCAACGCGTGATGATCGCGATGGCACTGTCCTGCGAACCGGAACTGCTGATCGCGGACGAACCCACCACTGCACTGGACGTGACCATCCAAGCCCAAATCATGGACCTGCTCGCTGACCTGCAAGAACGCAAGGGCACAGCGATTGTCTTGATCACGCACGACTTGGGCGTGGTGGCGGGTGTCGCTGACCGGGTGATGGTGATGTACGCCGGACGCATTGTCGAAAAGGCCAACGTCAACGATCTCTTCGCGTCCCCCCAACACCCTTACACACTTGGCTTGCTCGGTTCATTGCCACGATTTGACACCGATCGCCACGAGAAACTGCTGGCGATTCCCGGTGGCCCGCCCGACATGTCCGAACCCATCGTCGGCTGCGCGTTCTCGCCGAGGTGCAGCTTCGTGCAACCGGTTTGCGAGCGTGAAGAACCAACGCTGGCATTGAAAACAGAACCTGCCGGCGGTGCGAATCTGCCCGTCGTGCAACCTCACCTCGCGGCTTGCCATGTGGAGATGCCCTCATGA
- a CDS encoding ABC transporter ATP-binding protein gives MSAVNAPHEATQGSDNATADPPLLQVRDLKVHFPFRRGSLFNPEQGLIRAVDGVSFDIAKGETLGLVGESGCGKSTTARAIINLVHPTSGDVLVDGKSIAGLSDKAMLPYRRRVQMVFQDPFASLNPRMTVGGIIGEPLTVHKLASGKDRQLEVLRLMELVGLNPRFLNRYPHEFSGGQRQRIGIARALAVQPDLILCDEPVSALDVSIQAQIINLMMDLQQRLGVAYLFIAHDLAVVRHIATRVGVMYLGRIAELGTAEELYADPKHPYTEALLSAVPVPDPVLAAERRRIVLQGEVPSPDKFYPGCSFADRCPIVVDRCRTDRPGLPDRSHAAACWERDDPPEV, from the coding sequence ATGAGCGCAGTCAACGCCCCACACGAAGCCACCCAAGGATCCGACAACGCCACCGCGGACCCACCGCTGCTGCAAGTCCGCGATCTGAAGGTTCACTTCCCCTTTCGACGTGGATCCCTGTTCAATCCCGAGCAAGGCCTGATCCGCGCCGTCGATGGCGTGTCGTTTGACATTGCCAAAGGCGAAACACTGGGGTTGGTCGGTGAATCCGGCTGCGGAAAATCGACCACCGCTCGCGCGATCATCAACCTGGTTCACCCAACCTCCGGCGACGTCCTGGTTGACGGCAAATCGATTGCGGGATTGTCCGACAAGGCGATGCTGCCGTACCGACGCCGCGTGCAAATGGTTTTCCAAGATCCTTTTGCCAGCCTCAACCCACGAATGACCGTCGGTGGAATCATCGGCGAACCGCTCACCGTTCACAAACTCGCCTCCGGCAAAGACCGCCAACTCGAAGTCCTGCGACTGATGGAATTGGTGGGCCTCAACCCTCGCTTCCTGAATCGCTACCCACACGAATTCAGTGGTGGCCAACGGCAACGCATTGGCATCGCTCGTGCCCTCGCGGTGCAACCGGATTTGATCCTTTGCGACGAACCCGTGTCGGCACTCGACGTTTCGATCCAAGCCCAAATCATCAACTTGATGATGGACCTGCAGCAACGACTCGGCGTGGCGTACCTGTTCATCGCTCACGACTTAGCCGTTGTCCGCCACATCGCGACTCGCGTCGGCGTGATGTACCTCGGCCGAATCGCCGAACTCGGCACGGCCGAAGAACTCTACGCCGATCCCAAACACCCCTACACAGAGGCTCTGCTGTCCGCGGTCCCGGTTCCGGACCCGGTCCTGGCGGCGGAGCGGCGACGGATTGTCCTGCAAGGCGAAGTCCCCTCGCCGGACAAATTCTATCCCGGTTGCTCGTTCGCCGACCGCTGCCCGATCGTCGTGGACCGCTGCCGAACCGATCGCCCCGGATTGCCGGATCGATCGCACGCCGCTGCCTGTTGGGAGCGTGATGATCCGCCGGAAGTTTGA
- the def gene encoding peptide deformylase has protein sequence MPLSIIHFPHPTLRHTSRPIVRVDAKLKSMAEEMLDLMYEFDGVGLAANQVDLPIRMFVANPTGKRDEGESWVILNPEIDRPKGNDTAQEGCLSVPGIYGQVKRPKTVRLRGFDLQGNEINQVLDGFMARVVQHEVDHLDGIMFFDRIGEEGLRDLEDQLEEFKTDYESKQGTGSIADEATLAQLRAEWEAMYTGGTTSNG, from the coding sequence ATGCCGTTGTCGATCATTCATTTCCCGCACCCGACACTCCGACACACCAGTCGTCCTATCGTGCGTGTGGATGCCAAGCTGAAGTCGATGGCCGAAGAGATGCTCGACCTGATGTACGAGTTTGACGGCGTGGGCCTGGCCGCCAACCAAGTTGACTTGCCCATCCGCATGTTCGTCGCCAATCCCACGGGAAAACGCGACGAAGGCGAGTCCTGGGTGATCCTCAACCCCGAGATCGACCGCCCCAAAGGCAACGACACCGCCCAAGAAGGCTGCCTCAGCGTGCCGGGCATCTACGGCCAAGTCAAACGCCCCAAAACCGTTCGCTTGCGTGGATTTGACCTCCAGGGCAACGAAATCAACCAAGTCCTCGATGGTTTCATGGCACGCGTGGTCCAACACGAAGTCGACCACCTCGACGGCATCATGTTCTTTGACCGCATCGGCGAAGAAGGCCTCCGCGACCTCGAAGACCAGCTCGAAGAATTCAAAACCGATTACGAATCCAAGCAGGGCACCGGGTCAATCGCCGACGAAGCCACACTGGCTCAACTGCGAGCCGAATGGGAAGCCATGTACACCGGCGGGACCACCTCGAATGGCTGA